A stretch of Bacteroidota bacterium DNA encodes these proteins:
- a CDS encoding BamA/TamA family outer membrane protein → MIRSISFLLLILLSMSAAAQTDSLAVPAKKVRKIGVLPVPTIGFAPETRLYFGAVALFTLRFWQDDSLTRLSSAKAEVSYTLNKQLITEVGWNLFTRKNKLAFDGLVGFRKFPENYWGIGAAMPKTAVERVDMTRLEVEARGLRSIRNNMYLGMRLKMQNVFKVVPDSGGSIETLQPPGYDGGFSMGIGPAFSLDTRDNPLNPKKGIYLSLSSLGFGRFVGSEFGFTRTEVDLRKYLRPFPRHVLAVQCYTLLQTGTPPLRLLGLVGSDREMRGYYQGRYRDQNLLAFQAEYRMPLFWRFGLTAFVGAGEVWNWNNPYQMEVFKFTTGGGLRFLMDKKDNVNLRLDFAVGNGTTGFYVAFGEAF, encoded by the coding sequence ATGATTCGAAGCATTTCCTTCCTGCTGCTGATCCTGTTGTCCATGTCTGCGGCCGCACAGACGGACTCGCTTGCGGTGCCTGCAAAAAAAGTGCGCAAAATCGGGGTGCTGCCTGTTCCGACGATTGGATTCGCCCCCGAAACGCGGCTGTATTTTGGGGCCGTGGCCTTGTTTACGCTCCGATTCTGGCAGGATGATTCGCTCACAAGGTTGTCGAGTGCCAAGGCGGAGGTCAGCTATACGCTCAACAAACAGCTGATCACGGAGGTCGGATGGAACCTGTTTACCCGCAAAAACAAGCTGGCATTCGACGGATTGGTGGGTTTTCGCAAGTTTCCGGAGAATTATTGGGGAATCGGGGCGGCGATGCCCAAGACAGCTGTCGAGCGCGTGGACATGACGCGGCTTGAGGTGGAGGCTCGGGGGCTACGAAGTATTCGCAACAACATGTACCTGGGCATGCGCCTGAAAATGCAAAATGTCTTCAAAGTCGTGCCTGATTCGGGAGGATCGATCGAAACCCTACAACCTCCGGGCTATGATGGCGGCTTTTCGATGGGTATCGGACCCGCATTTTCCTTGGATACACGCGACAATCCGCTGAATCCCAAAAAGGGTATCTACCTCTCTCTGAGTTCGTTGGGGTTTGGCAGGTTTGTCGGTAGCGAATTTGGTTTCACGCGCACGGAGGTGGATCTGCGCAAGTATCTGCGCCCCTTCCCGCGCCATGTACTTGCCGTTCAATGCTATACCCTACTCCAAACCGGAACACCGCCCTTGCGGCTCCTCGGATTGGTCGGCAGCGACCGCGAAATGCGCGGCTACTACCAAGGCCGTTACCGCGACCAAAACCTGCTCGCCTTCCAAGCCGAATACCGCATGCCCCTTTTCTGGCGATTTGGATTAACCGCTTTTGTAGGTGCCGGCGAGGTCTGGAATTGGAACAACCCGTACCAAATGGAAGTCTTCAAATTCACCACCGGCGGCGGCCTCCGCTTCCTCATGGACAAAAAAGACAATGTGAACCTGCGGCTAGACTTTGCCGTGGGCAATGGCACGACCGGGTTTTATGTGGCTTTTGGGGAGGCGTTTTAA
- a CDS encoding ferritin-like protein gives MSYLQFPRLIFSGKFQADPSTVNNDPEHFNTARFQPNYDEFGQGASNGWWNPKGTGAWRFKDCVVTQVEYLDGSVCDDPNLDPVVGMPINSVVDRVEGKLVDLDPEQQMVSAIWGFQVYLGAKSSEIGFGGDYAVASFGDIWVRYPKGSPDSFFGAYYQSVIQLKKGITGAPSSRYLQELQTATGTGNELSIKFNVDGYVDDNTQVDFTFGRVTGAIGAQQAAEPRQFVSGRTIFATPGTSPGLNTAYATVQNNFLHLDLGNSLPTTSAGGPLQSFGNLMLATEDSAGNTVFLGTVPYAGNDWYGRTAGIVSFPLTPANKTLVGNQPLSLVQPGSGGNTAFASESANGQYVRADQFVFRFNPTETNMATLYATKFGKPMPNATISFQMDSSNMVGQQTQGPLAGPPAGIPTSAVTFPGALTNPKGGFQVKTLSNGIATISIQATNPGNPRGYIDGQVYGVAYQLGPVAPAVGAIQNPSQILNLLVFSGYAIPDQPTWIEDVQPIFQQYADLYPVMKRIVDLGNYGSVMKHRSILKNVFSTPESDPNYMPVTRDLSKPKREMLLRWLDNPAYMNLDSVPQLMQALQTAIELEHSTIPPYLTAMYSIIPGQNTEVASLIRGVVIEEMLHMSLACNILISIGGSPSIGQPGFIPTYPGGLPGGLRNGLTVNLKRCSIEQIRDCFMQIEMPEELLLQRMRRMDPNLDAKMRANALSNSPNMEYAEYTIGWFYDQIKAALTNLSDSGQITFGNADKQVSEWSGLGKLYVINSLQDALNAIDEIKDQGEGTDAKDPMDGDGELAHYYKYSEIVEGRQLIQTPTGGWAYSGPQIPFDPAGVYPMIDNPSLVAYPEGSRAALLSQMFAESYQALLLSLHETFNGNPTNLRASIGAMYSMGLQAVELMQTPTGLNDGLNAGPKFKVNYEQM, from the coding sequence ATGAGTTATTTGCAGTTTCCAAGACTGATCTTCTCGGGAAAATTCCAAGCGGATCCCTCAACGGTCAACAATGATCCGGAGCACTTCAATACAGCGCGTTTCCAACCCAACTACGACGAATTTGGGCAAGGGGCGAGCAACGGCTGGTGGAATCCGAAGGGAACCGGCGCATGGCGCTTCAAGGACTGTGTCGTGACGCAAGTCGAATACCTCGACGGTTCGGTTTGCGACGATCCGAATCTGGATCCCGTCGTCGGAATGCCCATCAACAGCGTGGTGGACCGTGTCGAAGGCAAATTGGTCGATTTGGATCCTGAGCAGCAGATGGTTTCCGCTATTTGGGGCTTTCAGGTCTATCTCGGCGCCAAAAGCTCAGAGATCGGATTTGGCGGCGACTATGCCGTAGCCTCCTTCGGAGACATCTGGGTCCGCTATCCCAAAGGCTCGCCGGATTCGTTTTTCGGAGCGTATTACCAGAGCGTGATCCAACTCAAAAAGGGAATCACCGGCGCGCCCAGTTCGCGCTATTTGCAGGAATTGCAGACAGCCACGGGAACAGGCAACGAATTGAGCATCAAGTTCAATGTCGATGGCTACGTAGATGACAATACGCAGGTGGATTTCACATTCGGACGCGTGACGGGCGCTATTGGGGCGCAACAAGCCGCCGAGCCAAGGCAATTTGTCTCAGGGCGCACGATTTTTGCGACACCAGGCACATCACCCGGGCTAAATACGGCGTATGCGACCGTGCAGAACAATTTTCTTCACTTGGATCTCGGCAATAGCCTTCCCACGACAAGTGCGGGCGGACCTTTGCAATCTTTTGGAAATCTGATGCTTGCGACCGAAGACAGTGCAGGAAACACCGTTTTCCTCGGGACCGTCCCCTACGCTGGAAACGATTGGTATGGCCGAACAGCGGGCATTGTGAGTTTTCCACTGACCCCAGCAAACAAAACGCTTGTCGGCAATCAGCCGCTCAGTTTGGTGCAGCCGGGTAGCGGCGGCAATACGGCATTCGCTTCCGAATCGGCCAACGGGCAATATGTGCGCGCTGACCAGTTTGTATTCCGCTTTAATCCGACGGAAACCAACATGGCCACGCTCTACGCGACCAAATTTGGAAAACCGATGCCCAATGCCACGATTTCATTCCAAATGGACAGCTCCAACATGGTCGGTCAGCAAACGCAAGGTCCGCTTGCGGGACCACCCGCTGGCATTCCGACGTCGGCCGTGACGTTCCCCGGCGCTTTGACCAATCCCAAAGGCGGGTTCCAGGTCAAGACGCTCTCCAACGGCATCGCCACCATTTCAATCCAAGCCACAAATCCCGGAAATCCGCGCGGGTACATCGACGGGCAGGTTTATGGCGTGGCCTATCAATTGGGGCCGGTCGCTCCCGCAGTTGGTGCCATCCAAAACCCAAGCCAAATCCTGAATCTGCTGGTTTTCAGCGGCTATGCGATTCCGGATCAACCCACCTGGATCGAAGATGTCCAGCCCATTTTCCAGCAATATGCCGACCTCTATCCGGTCATGAAACGGATTGTGGACTTGGGAAATTACGGCTCTGTGATGAAACACCGGAGCATTCTCAAGAATGTCTTCAGCACCCCCGAATCCGATCCGAATTACATGCCCGTCACGCGCGACCTGAGCAAGCCCAAACGCGAAATGCTGCTTAGATGGCTGGACAATCCGGCTTATATGAATCTGGATTCGGTACCGCAGTTGATGCAGGCCCTGCAAACGGCCATCGAATTGGAGCATTCGACCATTCCGCCTTATCTCACGGCCATGTACAGCATTATTCCCGGGCAGAATACAGAGGTTGCGAGCCTCATTCGCGGGGTCGTGATCGAGGAAATGCTGCACATGTCATTGGCCTGCAACATCTTGATCTCGATTGGCGGAAGTCCGTCGATCGGGCAACCGGGATTCATTCCGACCTATCCGGGCGGATTGCCCGGCGGATTGCGCAATGGCCTCACGGTGAACCTCAAACGGTGTTCGATCGAGCAGATTCGGGATTGTTTCATGCAAATCGAGATGCCGGAGGAGTTGTTGCTGCAACGGATGCGCCGTATGGACCCCAACCTCGATGCCAAAATGCGGGCCAATGCCTTGAGCAACAGCCCCAACATGGAATATGCCGAATACACGATTGGCTGGTTCTACGACCAAATCAAGGCTGCGCTGACCAATTTGAGCGATTCCGGCCAAATTACATTCGGGAATGCCGACAAGCAGGTGAGCGAATGGAGCGGCCTCGGCAAGCTCTATGTCATCAACAGCCTGCAGGATGCGTTGAATGCCATTGACGAAATCAAGGACCAAGGCGAAGGAACAGATGCCAAGGATCCGATGGATGGCGATGGCGAATTGGCTCACTATTATAAGTATTCGGAGATCGTGGAAGGTCGGCAACTGATCCAAACGCCGACCGGCGGCTGGGCTTATTCAGGTCCGCAGATCCCCTTCGATCCGGCAGGCGTGTACCCGATGATCGACAATCCGAGTTTGGTGGCTTATCCCGAAGGTTCGCGCGCGGCATTGCTTTCGCAGATGTTTGCGGAGAGTTATCAGGCCTTGCTGTTGTCGCTCCATGAGACCTTCAATGGGAATCCAACGAATCTGCGGGCCTCCATCGGCGCCATGTACAGCATGGGATTGCAGGCCGTCGAGCTGATGCAAACGCCAACGGGCTTGAACGACGGTTTGAATGCCGGGCCCAAGTTCAAGGTCAATTATGAGCAGATGTAA
- a CDS encoding TVP38/TMEM64 family protein produces MRRFWVFTLVLLGAMLLLFFVVQALHLPFLEESPDFWMAQEKWVAALAGIGLLVADVVAPVPSSIIMFVNGVLFGVFLGSLLSILGGLGATLTGHWIGTKGESAGKRWMGEMALDRARTFFQKHGLIALIVSRPIPILAEAISIIAGISGMPRKQLIPGTILGLIPAAVLYAVAGAYAVDLNSGLYAFLAVMLLATAVWGIGRLILHSKRRTSSVSN; encoded by the coding sequence ATGAGACGCTTTTGGGTGTTCACGCTGGTATTGCTGGGCGCGATGCTGCTGCTTTTTTTCGTGGTCCAGGCCCTGCATTTACCGTTTTTGGAGGAAAGCCCTGATTTCTGGATGGCACAGGAAAAATGGGTGGCCGCCTTGGCAGGAATCGGCTTGCTCGTGGCTGATGTCGTGGCACCGGTACCCTCGAGCATCATCATGTTCGTCAATGGCGTCCTTTTTGGGGTATTTCTAGGTAGCCTGCTTTCCATTCTTGGCGGATTGGGTGCCACCTTGACGGGCCATTGGATCGGTACAAAAGGGGAAAGTGCGGGCAAACGCTGGATGGGCGAAATGGCCTTGGACCGCGCACGGACCTTTTTCCAGAAGCATGGTTTGATCGCATTGATTGTTTCACGCCCGATTCCGATCCTCGCCGAAGCGATCAGCATCATTGCCGGCATTTCAGGAATGCCCCGCAAACAGTTGATTCCGGGCACTATCCTCGGCCTGATCCCTGCAGCCGTCCTCTATGCCGTCGCGGGCGCTTATGCCGTCGATCTGAACAGCGGCCTCTATGCATTTCTCGCCGTAATGCTGCTGGCAACGGCAGTTTGGGGCATCGGCCGGTTGATTTTGCATTCGAAGCGCAGGACCTCCTCCGTTTCCAATTGA
- a CDS encoding TetR/AcrR family transcriptional regulator, whose product MEAKADRTRRIIIEKASSLFNRKGYHGTSMSDILKATGLAKGGVYGHFSGKEEIAAEAFEHAFYKVMDELAIRIKSSETALGKLEAILDFYALFLSAPPVDGGCPILNQSGYALDDVPAMAKLVSRATRTMLDALVRILEKGQKYGQIKAEIEAEAYAEIIYSRIEGALALAKATRDEVRLHRLLEALRQDMRRDLTA is encoded by the coding sequence ATGGAAGCGAAAGCCGACCGCACGCGGCGGATCATCATCGAGAAGGCAAGCAGCCTGTTTAACCGAAAAGGTTATCACGGCACTTCCATGAGTGACATCCTCAAAGCAACAGGATTGGCCAAGGGAGGCGTCTATGGGCACTTTTCCGGGAAAGAGGAGATTGCTGCCGAGGCCTTTGAGCACGCCTTTTACAAGGTGATGGATGAATTGGCGATCCGGATCAAAAGCAGTGAAACGGCATTGGGGAAGCTCGAAGCCATTCTTGATTTCTATGCCCTTTTCCTTTCCGCCCCGCCCGTGGACGGCGGCTGTCCGATTCTGAATCAGTCCGGCTACGCCTTGGACGACGTGCCGGCGATGGCCAAACTCGTTTCCCGCGCGACGCGTACGATGCTCGATGCACTCGTCCGTATCCTCGAAAAAGGCCAAAAATATGGCCAAATCAAAGCAGAAATAGAGGCTGAAGCCTACGCAGAAATTATTTACAGCAGGATCGAAGGTGCCTTGGCACTTGCAAAGGCGACGCGTGACGAGGTGCGGCTGCACCGGTTGCTCGAAGCTTTGCGGCAAGACATGCGCCGAGACCTGACCGCATAA
- a CDS encoding acyl-CoA thioesterase has translation MQLPKVLQSEAIVRFQDCDPFNHLNNARYIDYFLNAREDQLLKHYGLDIYGHAMTTGAGWVVGRNQIAYFKPAKLMEQVVIETQLIRFGNRDITVEMRMLDAEKTQIKAFMWANFIHFRVASGKSEVHSEQLMNMFGEVHAPMEATTFDERFMQLVGGSSKASRG, from the coding sequence ATGCAACTTCCAAAAGTCCTCCAAAGTGAGGCCATTGTTCGGTTTCAGGATTGCGATCCCTTCAACCACCTGAACAATGCCCGTTACATCGACTACTTCCTCAATGCCCGCGAAGATCAGTTGCTCAAGCACTATGGCCTCGACATCTACGGTCATGCGATGACGACGGGCGCCGGTTGGGTCGTGGGCCGCAATCAGATTGCCTATTTCAAGCCCGCCAAGCTCATGGAGCAGGTGGTCATCGAAACGCAGCTGATTCGTTTTGGCAACAGGGACATCACGGTCGAAATGCGCATGTTGGACGCAGAAAAGACACAGATCAAGGCCTTTATGTGGGCAAATTTCATTCACTTCCGTGTTGCGTCGGGCAAATCCGAGGTGCATTCGGAGCAGCTGATGAACATGTTTGGCGAAGTGCATGCTCCGATGGAGGCAACAACATTCGATGAACGGTTTATGCAGTTGGTCGGTGGGAGCTCCAAGGCTTCGCGGGGCTGA
- a CDS encoding PKD domain-containing protein, which yields MPTHVISYLPFTPCVGAPVMFYATDTSGNYTQSWMWWSFGDGGNGSSTSQQPYISHVYSSPGTYTVNFYSWDSISGFSDSLYFNITVDSFCANHDYFSGTTYNDANGNGNQDIGELDWPNRIINIQPGNFFMTSDANGNWAVNLPTGNYTFTCVPPTYHQITEPSGQSYTIASGGTGAIHNGNDFGISPIANMNDLRVSFYAIPPVPGFTRTYTLHYENVGTTVLNATLTFDHDASLIYGRI from the coding sequence ATGCCTACACACGTCATCTCCTATCTACCTTTCACCCCTTGCGTCGGTGCTCCGGTAATGTTCTATGCAACAGACACGAGCGGCAACTACACGCAATCCTGGATGTGGTGGAGCTTTGGTGACGGCGGCAACGGAAGCAGCACCTCGCAGCAACCCTACATTTCTCATGTTTACAGCAGCCCAGGCACCTATACGGTCAACTTCTATTCCTGGGACTCGATCTCTGGATTTTCTGATTCGCTGTACTTCAACATCACCGTGGATTCGTTTTGCGCCAACCACGACTACTTCAGTGGTACGACCTACAATGACGCCAACGGCAATGGCAACCAGGACATTGGCGAACTTGATTGGCCCAACCGGATCATCAATATCCAGCCAGGAAACTTCTTCATGACTTCCGATGCGAATGGCAACTGGGCAGTGAATCTCCCCACGGGCAACTACACGTTCACGTGTGTTCCACCGACCTATCATCAAATCACTGAACCTTCAGGACAATCTTATACGATCGCTTCCGGTGGTACGGGTGCAATTCACAATGGCAATGACTTCGGAATCAGCCCCATTGCCAACATGAATGACCTCCGCGTAAGCTTCTATGCCATTCCTCCGGTCCCTGGATTTACCCGCACCTACACACTTCACTATGAAAACGTTGGGACGACCGTCCTCAATGCAACTTTGACCTTTGACCACGATGCGAGTTTGATCTATGGGCGCATCTAA